The Brasilonema sennae CENA114 genome includes a region encoding these proteins:
- a CDS encoding adenylate/guanylate cyclase domain-containing protein, protein MTKLKLRLQEDNSEKTVTVHQDVFTIGRLPQCDLYLVSGGVSRYHARIIKTRCDTWTVEDLGSKNGTQLNEHLISSPQQLQDGDIIWVGDVCLKIVLSSIDSSIFSQGVVSPGITILRDVEQLQQQWILADNVYGDIGVKDKTIARLKDLVNIAKNLSAAASIKEIFSQVQEVVFRYLNSIDRLGLLIDVSGSGKLELLNAATRDISYQEYLPSDGSWISRSICQKVFEEKVAIQTADAQNDERFAGENSLLVKGIRSAMAVPLWDENKVVGVLYADAHLSSHHWAEEGEEELSFFSALANLVASSVQRWLLAEKLKSEELIRRRLERYHSPAVVQQLIAVGALPNGRLPPQESEISILFADLVGFTAISERLSPTHIADLLNNLFEEMLQEVFAGGGTLDKYIGDCIMAFFGAPEPQPDHADRAVTAAMGMLTRLEHLNAKNFWTEPLQLRIAINSGKAVVGDVGSSQRVEYTALGATINLAARMEAICPPGECVVSEDTYTILSQPSSFLEMGDYRFKGINRLVKIYRTKMH, encoded by the coding sequence ATGACTAAACTGAAACTGCGCCTACAAGAGGATAATTCTGAAAAAACGGTCACAGTGCATCAAGATGTTTTTACTATCGGTCGTTTGCCACAATGTGACTTATACTTAGTCTCCGGAGGAGTTTCACGTTACCATGCCCGCATTATCAAAACTCGTTGCGATACGTGGACCGTTGAGGATTTGGGCAGCAAAAACGGTACTCAATTAAACGAACATCTGATCAGTTCTCCTCAACAGTTGCAAGACGGCGATATTATTTGGGTTGGGGATGTGTGTCTGAAAATCGTGTTGAGTTCTATTGACTCATCAATATTCAGTCAGGGAGTTGTCTCCCCAGGAATAACAATTCTTCGCGACGTTGAACAATTGCAACAGCAATGGATTCTCGCTGATAATGTCTATGGTGATATTGGCGTCAAAGACAAAACGATCGCCCGCCTGAAAGACTTAGTCAATATAGCTAAAAATCTATCTGCAGCAGCTTCAATAAAGGAAATTTTCTCTCAAGTTCAGGAAGTGGTGTTTCGTTACCTTAATAGTATTGATCGTTTGGGATTATTAATTGATGTTAGTGGATCTGGTAAACTAGAATTATTAAACGCTGCTACCAGAGATATCTCTTACCAAGAATACCTGCCAAGTGATGGCAGTTGGATTAGTCGTAGTATATGCCAAAAAGTCTTCGAGGAAAAAGTTGCTATTCAAACTGCTGATGCTCAAAATGATGAAAGGTTTGCAGGAGAAAATAGTCTTTTAGTCAAAGGTATTCGCAGCGCGATGGCGGTGCCTTTATGGGATGAAAATAAGGTTGTTGGTGTTCTCTACGCTGATGCTCATTTGTCTTCTCACCATTGGGCAGAAGAAGGTGAAGAAGAATTGAGCTTTTTTTCTGCCTTAGCAAATCTTGTCGCTTCTAGTGTACAACGTTGGCTCTTAGCCGAGAAACTCAAAAGCGAAGAGCTGATTCGCCGAAGACTCGAACGCTATCATTCACCAGCAGTTGTACAGCAATTGATCGCTGTTGGTGCATTGCCAAATGGACGTTTACCTCCACAAGAAAGTGAAATTAGTATCTTGTTTGCTGATTTGGTCGGTTTTACGGCAATTTCTGAAAGACTCTCACCAACTCACATTGCTGACTTGCTCAATAATTTATTTGAGGAGATGTTGCAAGAGGTGTTTGCTGGCGGTGGCACTTTGGATAAGTATATTGGTGATTGTATTATGGCATTTTTTGGTGCCCCGGAACCACAACCGGATCATGCCGATCGCGCTGTCACTGCTGCTATGGGTATGTTAACTCGTCTGGAACATCTTAATGCAAAAAATTTTTGGACAGAACCACTACAATTGCGAATAGCTATTAACAGTGGTAAGGCTGTAGTTGGAGATGTAGGTAGTTCCCAAAGAGTTGAGTATACAGCATTAGGAGCCACAATTAATCTGGCTGCACGGATGGAAGCAATTTGCCCACCAGGTGAATGTGTTGTCAGTGAAGATACTTACACAATACTGTCACAACCCTCCAGCTTCTTAGAAATGGGAGATTATCGCTTCAAAGGTATCAATCGATTAGTCAAGATTTATCGAACAAAAATGCACTAA
- the ylqF gene encoding ribosome biogenesis GTPase YlqF, producing MSITQNYKLNIIQWYPGHIAKAEKKLTEYLKLVDVVLEVRDARIPLATHHPRIGEWVTGKTRVLVLNRVDMILPQVQQVWTKWFKSQGELPYFTNAQQGKGVGAVLKAAQAAGVAINERRNSRGMLPRPVRAVVIGFPNVGKSALINRLLKRRVVESAARPGVTRQLRWVRISEELELLDAPGVIPLKLENQEAALKLAICDDIGDASYDNQIVAATLVDIWKNLRVNTADFIPDNPLESRYKLDPTPLTGEEYMFALAEYRYQGDVEKTARSLLTDFRKGLLGEIPLELPPG from the coding sequence ATGTCAATAACTCAAAACTATAAATTAAACATTATTCAATGGTACCCAGGACACATCGCTAAAGCTGAAAAAAAATTAACAGAATATCTCAAGCTTGTTGATGTCGTACTGGAAGTACGCGACGCCCGTATTCCCTTGGCAACACACCATCCCCGAATTGGAGAATGGGTAACAGGTAAAACACGGGTATTAGTGCTAAACCGAGTTGATATGATTTTGCCTCAAGTCCAGCAAGTGTGGACAAAGTGGTTCAAGAGTCAGGGTGAACTACCTTATTTTACCAATGCTCAACAAGGTAAAGGGGTGGGTGCGGTGTTAAAAGCGGCACAAGCGGCTGGAGTTGCGATTAATGAACGTCGGAACAGTCGCGGGATGTTACCTCGTCCAGTCCGTGCTGTGGTAATTGGCTTTCCCAATGTTGGTAAATCAGCTTTGATCAACCGTCTGTTGAAACGGCGAGTGGTGGAAAGTGCAGCGCGTCCTGGGGTAACTCGCCAACTCCGTTGGGTGCGAATTTCTGAGGAATTAGAATTGCTGGATGCCCCTGGTGTTATTCCTCTTAAGTTGGAAAATCAAGAAGCAGCTTTGAAGTTAGCCATTTGTGACGATATCGGTGACGCATCTTACGACAATCAAATAGTCGCAGCAACTTTAGTAGATATCTGGAAAAATCTCCGAGTTAATACGGCTGATTTTATACCAGATAATCCGTTAGAATCACGTTACAAACTTGACCCGACTCCCCTAACCGGAGAAGAATATATGTTTGCTTTAGCAGAGTATCGCTATCAAGGTGATGTCGAAAAAACTGCACGTAGCTTACTAACAGATTTTCGTAAGGGTTTGCTAGGTGAAATTCCTTTAGAGTTACCACCTGGATAA
- a CDS encoding VOC family protein has protein sequence MTFQYTDAFIALATFDLENLVGFYTQFLSIEPTTYIPNIYAEFRLPSLKLGIFQPKQTHFSEFEHSAKSKMSLCLEVSDLESVIAHLSVLGYSPPGEIITASHGKEIYAYDPDGNRIIIHQSK, from the coding sequence ATGACTTTTCAATACACTGATGCATTCATTGCTCTGGCAACTTTTGATCTAGAAAACTTGGTTGGTTTCTATACCCAATTTCTCAGTATAGAACCAACTACCTACATCCCAAATATTTATGCTGAGTTCCGACTTCCTAGTTTAAAATTAGGTATTTTTCAACCAAAACAAACTCATTTTTCGGAATTTGAACATTCAGCTAAAAGTAAGATGAGTTTGTGTTTAGAGGTGAGTGATTTAGAAAGTGTTATTGCTCACCTGAGTGTATTGGGGTATTCACCACCCGGAGAGATTATCACTGCTTCTCACGGTAAGGAAATTTACGCTTATGACCCTGATGGTAACAGAATAATTATACATCAGTCAAAGTAA
- the fdhD gene encoding formate dehydrogenase accessory sulfurtransferase FdhD, whose translation MKTQTGSKSKATVWVVEKGQVRPRQDQLTTEEPLEIRLVSPEKTIAITMRTPGADFELAAGFLYSEGVISCKEDIQRMSYCVDKSVDIEQRYNIVNVTLGEGLNPDLQPLERHFYTTSACGVCGKASLEALRLRGCPVILPQPIVTAEMIYDLPDKLRAAQGIFKATGGLHAAALFDAQGQLLNLHEDVGRHNALDKLIGSALLSEQLPLSDHIVMVSGRSSFEILQKSTAAGVPIVCSVSAPSSLAVSVAKEFGITLIGFLRGERFNVYTGFERINVYKNKG comes from the coding sequence ATGAAAACGCAAACTGGTAGTAAAAGCAAAGCTACTGTCTGGGTAGTAGAAAAAGGTCAAGTACGCCCTCGACAAGACCAACTAACCACAGAAGAACCCTTGGAAATTCGCCTAGTCTCTCCTGAAAAAACAATCGCTATTACCATGCGAACACCAGGGGCAGATTTTGAACTGGCTGCTGGTTTTCTTTACAGTGAGGGGGTTATTAGTTGTAAAGAAGATATCCAACGCATGAGTTACTGCGTGGATAAATCTGTAGATATTGAGCAACGCTACAACATTGTGAATGTTACCCTTGGAGAGGGTTTGAATCCAGATTTACAGCCTTTGGAAAGACATTTTTATACAACAAGTGCCTGTGGAGTTTGTGGTAAGGCAAGTCTAGAGGCTTTGCGTTTACGAGGTTGTCCGGTTATTCTTCCACAACCCATTGTAACTGCTGAGATGATTTATGATTTACCAGATAAGCTGCGGGCGGCTCAAGGTATATTTAAGGCTACAGGAGGTTTGCACGCTGCGGCTTTGTTTGATGCCCAAGGACAGCTGCTGAATTTGCATGAAGACGTGGGGCGTCACAATGCTTTGGATAAATTAATAGGTTCAGCATTGCTGAGTGAGCAGTTACCCTTAAGCGATCATATCGTCATGGTAAGCGGACGCTCTAGCTTTGAGATTTTGCAAAAGTCTACAGCGGCTGGTGTTCCCATTGTTTGTTCTGTTTCAGCCCCTAGTAGTTTAGCAGTGTCTGTAGCAAAAGAATTTGGGATTACTCTAATTGGATTTTTGCGAGGGGAACGGTTCAATGTCTACACTGGTTTTGAGAGAATAAACGTTTATAAAAACAAGGGATAG
- a CDS encoding FdhF/YdeP family oxidoreductase, translating into MLPKPKKHWTPSHWASWKPFGIGEQYPNNYWEVFRAIWLSRHKLPYAWNILNKGVCDGCALGTTGMKDWTVDGIHVCNVRLRLLQMNTMPAFDPAILADVSALQTKKSAELRELGRLPYPMIRQSGEKGFRRVNWDEALEAIASRIRATTPDRLSFYITSRGTVNETYYATQKAVRAMGTNNIDNAARICHSPSTAGLKGAIGAAATTCSYKDWIGTDLLVFIGSNVANNQPVTVKYLHNAKKAGTRIVVINTYREPGMERYWVPSIPESALFGTKFAEDFFLVNMGGDMAFLNGTIKHMIANGWVDESFINRYTAGFDELKAFLETQSWEKLEQLSGAKRDEMYAFAKMVGEANKAVFVWSMGITQHECGEDNVRAIINLALTKGFVGREGCGLMPIRGHSGVQGGAEMGCYATVFPGGKPIIPENAAQLSKLWGFDVPVTKGLIAPEMIHAASEGQLDVLFSVGGNFLEVLPEPDYVEDALKRVPMRVHMDIVLSSQMLVEPTDTVVLLPATTRYEIPGGVTETSTERRVIFSPEIPGPRIGEARPEWEVFMELARRVRPELADKLAFVDTAGMRQEIAQVVLQYAGIQHLKEAGDQFQYSGSHLCFGWNFPTADGKAHFAVVSRGERELPEGSFLVATRRGKQFNSMVQERKDAITGAVREAVFINEVDAKHFGLNDGDVVILTNELGNLKGKVYTAPIKPGNLQVHWPEGNVLLDKSKRSREGVPDYNAVVRLEKVD; encoded by the coding sequence ATGTTGCCTAAACCCAAAAAGCATTGGACACCCTCACATTGGGCAAGTTGGAAGCCCTTTGGTATTGGCGAGCAATATCCAAATAACTACTGGGAAGTTTTTCGTGCCATTTGGCTATCTCGTCACAAGTTGCCTTATGCGTGGAACATCCTGAATAAGGGTGTTTGTGATGGTTGCGCTTTGGGGACAACCGGGATGAAAGATTGGACAGTAGATGGAATTCATGTCTGCAATGTCCGATTGCGGCTTTTGCAGATGAACACAATGCCAGCTTTTGACCCTGCAATTTTGGCGGATGTCTCTGCGTTGCAGACAAAAAAGAGTGCTGAACTACGCGAGTTGGGACGGCTTCCTTACCCAATGATCCGCCAGAGTGGGGAAAAAGGCTTTCGCCGAGTCAACTGGGATGAGGCATTGGAAGCGATCGCCAGTCGCATTCGCGCCACAACACCAGACCGCTTAAGCTTTTATATTACCAGCAGAGGCACTGTCAACGAAACATACTACGCCACTCAAAAAGCTGTGCGGGCGATGGGAACCAACAATATTGACAACGCCGCCCGTATCTGTCATTCTCCTAGTACCGCAGGTTTAAAAGGTGCAATCGGTGCAGCTGCAACCACCTGCTCTTACAAAGACTGGATTGGCACAGATTTATTAGTTTTCATTGGTTCAAACGTCGCCAATAATCAACCTGTCACCGTTAAGTATCTGCACAATGCCAAGAAGGCAGGTACAAGAATAGTCGTGATTAATACCTACCGCGAGCCAGGGATGGAGCGATACTGGGTTCCCTCAATTCCAGAAAGTGCTTTGTTTGGTACTAAGTTTGCTGAAGATTTCTTTTTGGTAAACATGGGCGGGGACATGGCATTTTTGAATGGTACAATCAAGCATATGATTGCCAACGGCTGGGTAGACGAGTCGTTTATCAACCGCTACACTGCTGGATTTGATGAGCTTAAAGCTTTCCTTGAAACTCAATCTTGGGAAAAGTTAGAGCAGCTTTCAGGAGCGAAGCGCGATGAAATGTATGCTTTTGCCAAAATGGTTGGAGAAGCAAATAAAGCTGTCTTTGTCTGGAGCATGGGTATTACCCAGCATGAGTGTGGCGAAGACAACGTGCGAGCTATTATTAACTTGGCTCTTACCAAAGGTTTTGTTGGTCGGGAAGGTTGCGGTTTGATGCCCATTCGCGGTCACTCTGGGGTACAAGGTGGTGCAGAGATGGGATGTTACGCGACAGTCTTTCCTGGTGGTAAGCCTATTATCCCAGAAAATGCTGCTCAGTTGAGTAAGCTTTGGGGCTTTGATGTGCCAGTCACAAAAGGTTTGATTGCTCCAGAAATGATTCATGCAGCATCTGAGGGACAGTTAGACGTATTGTTCTCTGTAGGTGGGAATTTCTTGGAGGTTTTGCCAGAACCTGATTATGTAGAAGATGCCTTGAAGCGAGTACCGATGCGAGTACACATGGATATTGTTCTTTCTAGCCAAATGCTTGTGGAACCAACAGATACTGTGGTGCTGTTACCTGCAACAACTCGCTACGAAATACCAGGGGGAGTCACAGAAACTAGCACTGAACGCCGAGTCATTTTCAGCCCAGAAATTCCTGGTCCCCGTATTGGGGAGGCGCGTCCAGAGTGGGAAGTGTTTATGGAATTGGCAAGGCGGGTGCGTCCTGAGTTGGCAGACAAGTTAGCTTTTGTTGATACTGCTGGTATGCGTCAAGAAATTGCCCAAGTTGTCCTGCAATACGCTGGAATTCAACACCTCAAGGAAGCAGGCGACCAGTTTCAGTATAGTGGTTCACATTTGTGCTTTGGCTGGAATTTTCCAACTGCTGATGGTAAAGCTCATTTTGCGGTGGTGTCTCGTGGAGAGCGAGAATTACCAGAAGGTAGCTTCCTAGTAGCTACGCGTCGAGGTAAGCAGTTTAATTCTATGGTACAAGAGCGTAAGGATGCGATTACAGGGGCAGTACGCGAGGCGGTTTTTATCAATGAGGTAGATGCCAAACACTTTGGATTGAATGATGGTGATGTAGTTATTCTGACAAACGAGCTTGGTAATTTAAAAGGAAAAGTTTACACAGCACCCATTAAACCAGGAAATTTGCAGGTACATTGGCCAGAGGGGAATGTGTTGCTGGATAAAAGTAAGCGATCGCGTGAAGGAGTGCCAGATTATAATGCTGTGGTGCGTTTGGAAAAGGTTGATTAG
- a CDS encoding CIA30 family protein produces the protein MNSSLASAEVNHFEDPRVTLSTVEADWSIKTDKTERPQVGASVATLLKAENELQFQGTLAAIEGNGGLVGFAFVETPLSQDLSQYKYIEFYAKSKEARVVYTLTLKDEQTQQDAGTLTFEQEFVVGTDWTKVKLALSEFQPKIRGRLVDSFQLDLKQVRSLSFQINRSQQEPDSPIPLEFGLDVGSEVLVTNQE, from the coding sequence ATGAACTCTTCTTTGGCAAGCGCAGAAGTTAATCATTTTGAAGACCCCAGAGTGACGCTCTCAACTGTTGAGGCAGATTGGTCGATCAAGACTGATAAAACTGAAAGACCGCAAGTTGGTGCTAGTGTTGCAACATTGCTCAAAGCTGAAAACGAATTACAATTTCAGGGTACACTGGCTGCTATTGAGGGTAACGGGGGACTTGTCGGGTTTGCGTTTGTAGAAACACCTTTATCCCAAGATTTGAGCCAATACAAGTACATAGAATTCTACGCTAAATCTAAAGAAGCCAGAGTCGTTTACACGCTAACACTCAAAGACGAGCAAACTCAGCAGGACGCTGGAACTCTCACATTTGAGCAAGAGTTTGTTGTTGGGACAGACTGGACAAAAGTGAAGTTGGCTTTGAGTGAGTTTCAACCAAAAATTCGTGGGAGACTTGTAGATAGCTTTCAATTGGATCTTAAGCAGGTGCGATCGCTTTCTTTTCAAATCAATCGCAGCCAGCAGGAACCAGATTCACCCATTCCACTTGAGTTTGGTTTAGATGTGGGTTCAGAGGTATTGGTCACAAATCAAGAATAA